In one Bufo gargarizans isolate SCDJY-AF-19 chromosome 11, ASM1485885v1, whole genome shotgun sequence genomic region, the following are encoded:
- the LOC122921668 gene encoding dnaJ homolog subfamily A member 1-like, with the protein MVKETAYYDILGVPPAASSDEIKRAFRRLALKYHPDKNPNAGEKFKQISKAYEILSDSRQRDLYDRGGESALRDGGGREHHGSPMDIFSVFFGGSRSQPRGDRKGKTVTHHLPVSLEDLYNGATRKLSLQKNVVCPKCKGCGARHGAAIQCSKCGGSGIERHILAQMPGLVHSLQKTCSECHGKGENIQSRDRCRVCSGRKVIREKKILTVHIDKGMKTRHKLIFQGEGDQSPGLHPGDVIIALVQKEHPLFQRNGDDLIMSMEIGLADALCACRQKVQTLDGRTILVTSQPGKVIRPGDIRCIPKEGMPVYRAPFEKGNLIIHFKVKFPDPGWLPVENLNQLQELFPSLPRPSLPEDTEEVTLSNYDPHEDHKHQGRKEAYEEDRNESYHHPMQCQTC; encoded by the exons ATGGTGAAGGAAACGGCGTATTATGACATTCTGGGGGTCCCTCCCGCCGCTTCCTCCGATGAGATAAAGCGGGCGTTCCGGCGCCTGGCGTTGAAGTATCACCCGGACAAGAACCCCAATGCCGGCGAAAAG TTCAAACAGATATCCAAAGCCTACGAGATTCTGTCAGATTCCCGCCAGAGAGACCTGTACGACCGCGGGGGGGAGTCGGCGCTGAGAGACGGTGGTGGGAGGGAACATCATGGCTCCCCCATGGACATATTCAGCGTCTTCTTTGGCGGCTCCAGAAGTCAACCCCGGGGGGACAGGAAAG GGAAGACGGTCACCCACCATCTCCCGGTCTCCTTGGAGGATCTGTACAACGGGGCCACGCGGAAGCTGTCCCTCCAGAAGAACGTTGTCTGCCCAAAGTGTAAAG GCTGCGGGGCCCGGCACGGGGCAGCGATTCAGTGCTCCAAGTGTGGCGGGAGCGGCATAGAAAGACACATCCTGGCGCAAATGCCCGGGCTTGTGCACTCCCTGCAGAAAACGTGCTCCGAGTGCCACGGGAAAGGCGAGAACATCCAGTCGCGAGATCGCTGCCGCGTTTGCAGTGGCAggaaggtgatcagggagaagAAGATCTTAACCGTGCACATAGACAAAG GTATGAAGACCAGACATAAGCTGATCTTTCAAGGGGAGGGAGACCAGTCGCCAGGCCTTCACCCCGGAGACGTCATCATCGCCCTGGTGCAGAAGGAGCACCCGCTTTTCCAGAGGAATGGTGACGATCTGATAATGAGCATGGAGATCGGGTTGGCAGACGCCCTGTGTGCCTGCAGGCAGAAGGTCCAGACTCTGGATGGAAGGACAATCCTGGTCACGTCTCAGCCGG GTAAAGTGATCCGGCCTGGGGACATCAGGTGTATTCCTAAAGAAGGAATGCCCGTGTATCGAGCCCCGTTCGAGAAGGGGAATCTCATCATCCACTTTAAG GTGAAGTTCCCCGATCCCGGCTGGCTTCCTGTAGAAAACCTCAACCAGCTACAAGAATTATTTCCATCCCTACCTCGGCCATCTCTCCCAGAAGACACAGAGGAGGTGACCTTGTCCAACTATGACCCTCATGAAGACCACAAACATCAAGGCAGAAAAGAAGCCTACGAGGAAGACCGAAATGAGTCTTACCATCATCCAATGCAATGCCAAACCTGCTAG